GCCTTCGAACCGTCCCGCGTCGTCAAACACCGGGCGTCCGGATATCGACCACCAGATTTCCTTGTCCTTTACCGGAGCTTTAACCGGCAGTTCGACAATGGAATTGCGCGCGGCGAGCAGAAAATTGAAAGGCCGGTTCTGCCCTTCCATTTCATCCAGCTCGACCGTGAAAATATCGACGACGGGGCAACCCAGTATGTCGTCCAGCGCGGTGTCCAGCAGGTCGCATATGCCCCGACTGATGTAAGTCAGGCGCCCCTCTGTATCCGAGGCCCAGAACCAGCCCTGCCCCGATTGTTCATAGATATCCAGCAAGCGCAACCGCTCTGCGCTGCCGATGGGCGTCGAGGACCGCACTGTGCTGTCCGCCGATGAGCGATTGCGAAAGTTACCGAGCAGTTCACTCAAAGCCATCGAGCAGTTCCCCAGATCCCGGCATAGGCTGTGCCCCGGGCAGACGTTACAGACTATTAACTAAGAACTGAGACTTAACTATTCGCAAACAAACGAAATAATTTTTCCGTCGGTCACACTGCCGCCCGGATGTTGCCGCGTTTGGGGGGCTGCTGGATGGCCAAGTCGCTGCGCACCAGATTACCGTCGCGATCGCGCGCAAGCGGGACAGTAAACGCCAACCCTACGAGACCATCTTCGGCCCAGCGGCACGTGGCGCTCACGACAAGATCGTCTGAAAGCCTCACCTCAAACTGCGCGCCCGCTGGCACGTTCCACAGGCCCTGCACCAGTGCGCCGGTTGCAGAAATATTTCGGATTGTCCCGTTGAAGACATGCCCATCACGATGGAGCGTGACCTTGCGGAAGGTACTGTGCCGGGCCGGACGCCGGGCATACTGGTCTTGATCGACCGCTTTCACCACAGTGCCCAGCCGCAAGGTGGCTTCCGCCAGCGTCAGGACACCGTCATAGACAAAGCCCTGCACGTGGCTGCATCCGTGCAGGCGCACCTGTTCCAGTTCCTCGCGCGTTTCCACGCCTTCAGCGGTCGTTTCCATACCCAGCGATTCCGCCAGATTGGTAATGGCTGAAATGATCGCGCCGTTGCGGCTGCCCCGTTGCATGGCTTCCTTCAGAAAGCTCTGGTCGATCTTGATCCTGTTGAAAGGGGCCTTCTTCAAATGGGCCAGCGAGAAATGGCCGGTCCCAAAATCGTCAAGCGACAGGCGCACCCCGATCCGCTTCAACGCAGCGAACATGGCATCCATGCGTTCGTCGTCGCTGAGAAACACGCTTTCGGTGATCTCAAGCTCAAGCCGCGATGCCCGGACGCCCGCATGCGCCAAAGTGCGGGTGACAATCATCGGCAGTTGCGGGTTTTCGAACTGCAGTGTCGACAGATTGACCGCGACAAGAATGTGCTCGGGCCACAACGCCAGATCTTCGCATGCCGTGCGCAAGACCCATTCGCCAATCGCGGAGATCAGCCCGGTGTCTTCCGCCACCTCAACAAAGACGGCGGGGGACAACAGCCCCTTTTCCGGATGGTTCCATCGCAGCAGGGCTTCAAAACCGCAGATCTTCTCAGTCGCGGTTTCGATGATCGGTTGATAGTGCAGTTCCAGCCCACCATCGTGCATGGCAAGGCGCAGATCTTCTGCAAGCTTTCGCCGTTCTTCCGCGAGCGATTGCAAGTCTTCCGCAAAGAACCGGTAGCGACCGCGCCCGTCGTGTTTGGCCGCATAGAGCGCAAGATCGGCATTGCGGATCAATTTATCGCTGGTGTCACCATGCTCAGGGGCAATCGCAATGCCCACCGATGCGCCGATTTCCACACGCCGTCCGTCGATGGCATAAGGTTGCGACAGGTTCGCCATGATGGTCGAAGCCAGATCCGCGAGCTTTTCCCGGTCCGCAATACCAAGGATGACCTGAAACTCATCCCCCCCCAGACGCCCGACCTTGCCACCGGTGGCCATCACTTTTTGCAAGCGAACGGCAACCTGTTGCAGCAAGACATCGCCTGCCGGATGCCCCATGGTGTCATTGACCTGCTTGAAGCGATCAAGATCGATGAGAAAGATTGCGCAAGCGCGGCTTTCGCCATTCGGCATCGTCATGAGCTTGTCGAGCGTCTTCAGCATCGTATGGCGATTGGCAAGTCCGGTTAGCCAATCGTACCGCGCCAGGCGTGAAACTTCTTCCTGGATTTTATGCTCGCTGGTCAGGTCAAAGGCGGAACCGCGAAATCCGGTGAATTTTCCCAACAGATCATAGGCTGGCCGCCCGCTTAACGACCATTGATGTCCCATTTCGCCATTGCTGTCCCGGGCATGCACGGTGACATTTTCGAACGGCGTCCGTGCGGTAAAATAGAATGCCAGATTTTGCGCCTCGAGAGTGCCTAGCACCGCATTGTCAAACAGGGAGAGAAACGGATTTCCAATGAGATCACCATGTTCCCGTCGAAGCGTATCAGCGACAGAATGCGAGAGATAGGTGATCACACCGTTGTGATCCGTCTCCCAGAACCAGCCCTGGCGCATCTGTTCCAGATCGGCCAGAATCTGCAGAGCCTGCTGTTCACGGCGGGCCTCTGCCGCGACATAGATACCGCGCTCGGTCAGGAACGCCTCCTGACCGCGGCTGGCGCAATAGGCAATCGGCAGCACCACCGCCCACGCCAACACGCTTGCCGTACTGCCTTCGGTCAGCGCCACCGCCCCCCAAAGAGGGACAGGAACCATCATTATCATATGCGGCCGAAACGCCTGCAAAAGCGTGGCGAGCGCACAAACCGCCGCGACACCACCAAGACTGACAGACCAGCTGACTGCCCCCGACACAGCCCACAGGGTCATGACACAACCGAACAGCGCCATGGGCGCCATCACCAGTGCGATCGCGACAACCAGTTTGTACGATGCAATCGCGCGGGAAAGTTTGGCGGAAAGTTCCAGAAGACCGGATGAAAGAGCAAGGACCGCAGCCGCAAGGAACAGGATCGCGATATGGGGTGTAAGAACAGCCTGCGATGCGATCCGGGGCAGCAGCACCGCCAACGCCATCGCCAGCGCCACCACCCACCAATGCGCGGATATCAATCGCCCATCGCCAATTACGGCAAAGTTCGTGGTCACAGCGCCATCATGCGCCGTGCCGGGCGCACCACGCTCCCCGCGGTCGCCTTCACGCCTGAACCCTGCCCAATCCATCGCCTGCCAATGCGCAGCAAGCTTTTGAAAAAACGTTAATCACGGCGGCAATACCGCGAACATTTTTTGCCAGCGCACAGTCCCTGCAACGGGATGACAACAACCACTGCTGGGCAAGCGTAACAATTGGCCAATCTTCCGCCGCAAGAGCTTGTCTGGCACGTCCAAATAGGGAAGAAGACGCAGCAGACCAAAACAGGCAAAAACGCGGGAAGGACATTGAATGCGGCATCTAGCGATTATCGGCTCTGGCCCGGCAGGCTACTACACGGCCGAGGCAGCCCAGAAATTGTGGGGTGACGATGTTCGTATCGACATTTTTGACCGCCTTCCCGTTCCCTACGGTCTGATCCGGACCGGCGTTGCGCCGGATCACCAGTCGATCAAGGCCGTATCCGCACGTTACGAGAAGACCGCACTGTCGGATAATGTCCGTTTCGTCGGGAATATTTCGATCGGGCAGGATGTCACCGTGGAAGAGCTGCAGTCGCTCTACGACGCGGTGATATTCGCCACGGGCGCGCCGAACGATCGCCCGCTGGACATCCCCGGCGAGGAACTGTCCAACGTGTTTGGCAGTGCCGCATTTGTGGGATGGTATAACGGCCATCCCAATTTTGCCTCGCTCGATCCCGACCTGTCTGGGCGCAATGCCGTGATCATCGGCATGGGCAATGTCGCGCTCGATGTGGCGCGCATTCTTTCCAAGACCGATGAAGAATTCAAAGGCAGCGATATCGTGGCGCATGCGCTGGACCTGCTGCGGGATTCAAAGCTGGAAAAAATCACGATCCTGGGGCGCCGAGGTCCGCACCAGATTGCCATGACACCCAAGGAACTGGGCGAGCTGGGCAAGCTCGAGAATGCCTGCCCGCGCGTTAGCCCCAGTGATCTTCCCGAAGAAGGCGAAGATGCGCTGCTGGAACCCGGTCAACGCAAATCCGTGGTACATCTGCGCAGCTTTGCCGCCATTCCGGAAGGATCGCGTGCGGATTATGGCAAGGAAGTCGCCTTCCAGTTCTTTGGCGTGCCCGAACGGATCATCGGCAACGGCAAAGTCGAAGGTCTGGAAATCTCCGAAACCGCGCTGCGTGACGGGAAACTGGTTTCCACCGGCAAAGTGGAAACCATTCCCTGCGATCTGCTGGTCAGTTGCATCGGTTATCGCACATCCCCCATTCCGGGCGTCCCATTCGATGAACGGGCGGGCCGCTTCGCGAACGATGAAGGGCGCATCCTGCCCGGATTGTACTGCGTCGGCTGGGCCCGGCGGGGCCCGACCGGCACGATCGGCACCAACAAGCCCGATGGGTTCGCGATCATCGACAAGATTGCCGAAGATTACGAAGCGGGCGTGCTTGGCGGCACGCGCAAGGAAGGTCGCCCTGGCTTCGACAAGCTGACCGAGGCACGCAATCTCGATGTGATCACATTCCGCGACTGGAAGAAGATCGAAGAAGCGGAAGAAAAGGCCGCCCGCGACGGCGCCCCGCGCGAAAAATTCGTGCATGTCGACGAAATGATCCGCGCACGCGGCTAGGCCCAAACAAAAACGCCACCCCGACCGATATCCGGTGGGGTGGCGTTAAAATCTGCGCTATCGCAATAAACGATATCGAAATTGGCGACGTAACGCCTCAGACGCGCATCGGCATCAGCACATAGAGCGCCGGGCTCTTCGAATCCTGACGGATCAGGGTCGGCGCACCGGCATCGGCAAGATGCAGTTCCACCGTATCGCCATCGATCTGGCTGAGGATATCCTTGAGATAGTTGGCGTTAAAGCCGATCTCGAACCCTTCGGCGCTGTAATCGGCGGCGATTTCTTCTGCCGCGGTGCCGTTGTCGGGCGACGTCACCGACAGTGTGACCTTATCGTGATCCAGCCCCATTTTCACCGCGCGGGTCTTCTCCGTGGCGATGGTAGCCACGCGATCGACCCCTTCGAAGAAGCTCTTCGGATCGAGCTTGAGCAGTTTGTCGTTACCCGTGGGAATGACGCGCGTGTAATCGGGGAATGTCCCGTCAATCAGCTTGCTGGTCAGCACCACGCCATTTTCGCCGCCCAGTGTAAACCGGATCTTGCTGGCCGACAGGTCGATTTCGACATTGGTGTCGAGCGCTTCTTCGAGCAGCTTGCGCAGTTCAGCCACAGCCTTGCGCGGGACGATCACGTCCGGCATCCCTTCGGCCCCATCGGGGCGGGCAATCGTGAAACGTGCCAGACGGTGGCCATCGGTTGCCGCCGCCTTCAGTTCGTCTTCCGCCACATGCAGGAAAATACCGTTGAGATAATAACGGGTTTCTTCCGTCGAAATGGCAAAACGGGTGCGATCGATCAGTTCCGCCAGAGCCTTGGCCGAGATTTCGAAAGTGGTCGGCAGATCGCCTTCTACGATAACCGGGAAATCATCGCGCGGCAGTGTGGGCAGCGAGAACCGGCTGCGCCCCGATTTCACCACCATGCGGTTATCCGCCGCTTCCAGGCTGACCTGGCTGCCATCGGGCAATTTGCGTGCGATATCGAACAGGAGGTGCGCCGAAACGGTGATCGCGCCCGCCAGATCAACCGAAACCGCCGACAGACTTTCAACCACCTGCAGATCAAGGTCGGTGGCCATGACGCGCAGCGTGCCGTCCGGTGCCGCTTCGATCAGGACGTTGGACAGGATAGGTATGGTATTGCGGCGTTCGACCACCGACTGGACGTGGGACAGGCAACGCAGGAGTGTTGCGCGTTCGATCGTGGCCTTCATCGTTCTACCGATCCCCGTTGTGCGCCCACGGCAATGGAATCGCCGTTCAGACGCATGGAATTACACCTGTAATCTCTAGCGCGAGCATCCCGCGCGGCAAGCAGGATTGGCGGACTGGCTTGAGAATCTGGGGATAAACTCTGGAAATCCGCCATTTTCACGCCCGCCAACCCCCGGGCCTCATCCCAGCATCGCCATCCCGCCGTTCACATGCAATGTCTGGCCGGTGATGTAGCCCGCTTCCTTCGATGCAAGGAAAGATATCGCAGCGCCGATATCTTCGCCCTCGCCCATGCGGCCCATCGGAATCTTGCTGTTCAGCGCTTCCTTCTGCGCATCGGGCAGGACGTCGGTCATCGCGGTACGGATAAACCCGGGCGCAACGCAGTTCACGGTAATACCGCGGCTTGCCAGTTCCTGTGCCAGGCTCTTGGACATGGCGGTGACGCCGCCCTTGGATGCGCAATAGTTCATCTGCCCGGGATTGCCGGTGGACCCGACAATGCTGGTCACGTTGATGATCCGGCCAAACCGGGCCTTCATCATCGGCCGCGCGGCGGCCCGCATCAGGCGGAAGGTGGATTCAAGATTGACGCGGATCACCGCATCCCATTCCTCATCCTTCATCCGCATGGCGAGATTATCGCGCGTGATCCCCGCATTGTTGACGAGAATATCCAGCTTGCCCAGCGTATCGACGGTGGCCGGGATCAGTTCCTCGACTTGCGTCACATTCGAAAGATCGCAGGTGATTTCAACGTGATCGTGACCATATTCGGCGTTCAATTCCTCACGAAAAGCGCGCAATTTCGCCGCGTTGGAGCCCGACAACGCAAGGCGCGCGCCCTGTGCGGCCAGCGCCCGTGCGATGGACGATCCGATACCGCCAGCAGCACCTGTCACCAGTGCCGTCATGCCTGTTAGGTCGAACATATTTCCTCCCGACTATTTGCTGCCAAAATGCTGGCTGCTGTACCGTTGCATTGCCTGGGCAGCCAGCAAAGCGCCGGCAAACCCGCTATTCTTCTCGTTGGCCGGAATGCCCGAACTGAGGATCAGCATCCCGAGAAACATCTCGTCCGATTCGCTGAGTTCGTCCGTTTCCGTGCCGAACACCGATCCGCCCACCATCTTTTCCAGAATAGGCCACAACCGGTTCTGATCCGCCCCGGCAACCGTGCGGTCAAATCGCGCCAGATCCGCCTCGCTCAACGGTGCATGCGCACGCAAGGCCCGCTCCAGCGTCCTGCCGATCTGGTAGAACACCGCATAAAGCACCGCATCCGATGACCAGTTGTGCTGATCGGCGCAGGCACCCGCGCGTGCCGAATAAACCTCGAGCAAGGCTTCCGGCGGGTCGCGCCCATCAAGCCCGTCCAGATCGAAATCCCGGACGAAATCGTCGATCGCCATGACTTGCGCTGCATCATAGGCCTCAACGCAATTCATATCCGTGGCGGCGACCGCCTGCCCCGCCCCGAGGAACGACAAGACGGCCATGCCCATGGCTGTGGCAAGGCGCCGCCCTGCGATCATGCCAGTTCCTTTGCCAGCGCTTCGATATCGGCCATGGTGATCACACTGGCGACAGTGACCTCATCGACCGTGCGCCCGATCATCGGACCCACAACCTTGCCGCCCAGTTCGACGAAATGTTCGGCACCGGCCGCTTTCATCGCAATCACACTTTCACGCCAGCGCACGCGGCCGCACACCTGTTCGACCAGCAGGCGCTGTTCTTCCGCAGGATCGCTGACCAAGGCTGCGGTCACATTCGCGAAGACCGGCAGGCGCAAGGCCTGCACCGGCACTTTGGCCAGCGCTTCGGCCATGGCATCGGCGGCTGGCTGCATCAGCGGGCAATGGAACGGCGCGGAAACGGGCAGGAGCACGCCCCGCTTGATCCCGTGTTCCTTGACCAGGGCCACGGCGCGCTCAATCGCCTCGCGGTGGCCGGAAAGCACCACTTGCGTCGGATCGTTGTCATTCGCCACCGTGCAGACCTGCCCTTCGGCAGCGGCATCGGCCAGCGCCTGCGCCTTGTCCACATCGGCCCCCAGCAGTGCGCACATCGCGCCTACACCGACCGGTACCGCCGCCTGCATCGATTGCCCGCGCAGTTTCAGCAAGCGGGCGGTATCCGCCAGCGAAAATCCGCCCACGGCGCAGAGCGCGGTATATTCGCCAAGGCTGTGCCCGGCGACGAAATCGCCCTTGTCCGCGATCGAAAGGCCGCCTTCCTTTTCCAGAACGCGCAGCGTGGCGATGGCATTGGCCATGATCGCGGGCTGGGCATTTTCCGTCAGCGTCAGCTGATCGTCAGGGCCATCGAACATCAGGGTGGAGAGTTTCTGCGACAGCGCATCGTCCACTTCCTGGAACACTTCGCGGGCCACCGCGCTCGCGTCCGCGAGTTCCTTGCCCATGCCGACTTTCTGGCTGCCCTGCCCCGGAAATACAAACGCTCGCATATCTCACTCCTTCTGCCGCGCGCGG
This genomic window from Caenibius tardaugens NBRC 16725 contains:
- the fabD gene encoding ACP S-malonyltransferase; this encodes MRAFVFPGQGSQKVGMGKELADASAVAREVFQEVDDALSQKLSTLMFDGPDDQLTLTENAQPAIMANAIATLRVLEKEGGLSIADKGDFVAGHSLGEYTALCAVGGFSLADTARLLKLRGQSMQAAVPVGVGAMCALLGADVDKAQALADAAAEGQVCTVANDNDPTQVVLSGHREAIERAVALVKEHGIKRGVLLPVSAPFHCPLMQPAADAMAEALAKVPVQALRLPVFANVTAALVSDPAEEQRLLVEQVCGRVRWRESVIAMKAAGAEHFVELGGKVVGPMIGRTVDEVTVASVITMADIEALAKELA
- a CDS encoding FAD-dependent oxidoreductase, with the translated sequence MRHLAIIGSGPAGYYTAEAAQKLWGDDVRIDIFDRLPVPYGLIRTGVAPDHQSIKAVSARYEKTALSDNVRFVGNISIGQDVTVEELQSLYDAVIFATGAPNDRPLDIPGEELSNVFGSAAFVGWYNGHPNFASLDPDLSGRNAVIIGMGNVALDVARILSKTDEEFKGSDIVAHALDLLRDSKLEKITILGRRGPHQIAMTPKELGELGKLENACPRVSPSDLPEEGEDALLEPGQRKSVVHLRSFAAIPEGSRADYGKEVAFQFFGVPERIIGNGKVEGLEISETALRDGKLVSTGKVETIPCDLLVSCIGYRTSPIPGVPFDERAGRFANDEGRILPGLYCVGWARRGPTGTIGTNKPDGFAIIDKIAEDYEAGVLGGTRKEGRPGFDKLTEARNLDVITFRDWKKIEEAEEKAARDGAPREKFVHVDEMIRARG
- the dnaN gene encoding DNA polymerase III subunit beta, producing MKATIERATLLRCLSHVQSVVERRNTIPILSNVLIEAAPDGTLRVMATDLDLQVVESLSAVSVDLAGAITVSAHLLFDIARKLPDGSQVSLEAADNRMVVKSGRSRFSLPTLPRDDFPVIVEGDLPTTFEISAKALAELIDRTRFAISTEETRYYLNGIFLHVAEDELKAAATDGHRLARFTIARPDGAEGMPDVIVPRKAVAELRKLLEEALDTNVEIDLSASKIRFTLGGENGVVLTSKLIDGTFPDYTRVIPTGNDKLLKLDPKSFFEGVDRVATIATEKTRAVKMGLDHDKVTLSVTSPDNGTAAEEIAADYSAEGFEIGFNANYLKDILSQIDGDTVELHLADAGAPTLIRQDSKSPALYVLMPMRV
- a CDS encoding EAL domain-containing protein, with the protein product MTTNFAVIGDGRLISAHWWVVALAMALAVLLPRIASQAVLTPHIAILFLAAAVLALSSGLLELSAKLSRAIASYKLVVAIALVMAPMALFGCVMTLWAVSGAVSWSVSLGGVAAVCALATLLQAFRPHMIMMVPVPLWGAVALTEGSTASVLAWAVVLPIAYCASRGQEAFLTERGIYVAAEARREQQALQILADLEQMRQGWFWETDHNGVITYLSHSVADTLRREHGDLIGNPFLSLFDNAVLGTLEAQNLAFYFTARTPFENVTVHARDSNGEMGHQWSLSGRPAYDLLGKFTGFRGSAFDLTSEHKIQEEVSRLARYDWLTGLANRHTMLKTLDKLMTMPNGESRACAIFLIDLDRFKQVNDTMGHPAGDVLLQQVAVRLQKVMATGGKVGRLGGDEFQVILGIADREKLADLASTIMANLSQPYAIDGRRVEIGASVGIAIAPEHGDTSDKLIRNADLALYAAKHDGRGRYRFFAEDLQSLAEERRKLAEDLRLAMHDGGLELHYQPIIETATEKICGFEALLRWNHPEKGLLSPAVFVEVAEDTGLISAIGEWVLRTACEDLALWPEHILVAVNLSTLQFENPQLPMIVTRTLAHAGVRASRLELEITESVFLSDDERMDAMFAALKRIGVRLSLDDFGTGHFSLAHLKKAPFNRIKIDQSFLKEAMQRGSRNGAIISAITNLAESLGMETTAEGVETREELEQVRLHGCSHVQGFVYDGVLTLAEATLRLGTVVKAVDQDQYARRPARHSTFRKVTLHRDGHVFNGTIRNISATGALVQGLWNVPAGAQFEVRLSDDLVVSATCRWAEDGLVGLAFTVPLARDRDGNLVRSDLAIQQPPKRGNIRAAV
- the fabG gene encoding 3-oxoacyl-[acyl-carrier-protein] reductase, whose product is MFDLTGMTALVTGAAGGIGSSIARALAAQGARLALSGSNAAKLRAFREELNAEYGHDHVEITCDLSNVTQVEELIPATVDTLGKLDILVNNAGITRDNLAMRMKDEEWDAVIRVNLESTFRLMRAAARPMMKARFGRIINVTSIVGSTGNPGQMNYCASKGGVTAMSKSLAQELASRGITVNCVAPGFIRTAMTDVLPDAQKEALNSKIPMGRMGEGEDIGAAISFLASKEAGYITGQTLHVNGGMAMLG